In Nocardioides luti, the DNA window ACACCCTGACCAGGATCGCGGGGCGGTCGGCCAACGAGCTCCTGGGCGGCACGGCCGAGCCGCCGAACCCGGAGACGGAGGTGGCGCTCGCGATGCTCGACGCCGCGCTGACCCGGCTGGACCTGGAGGAGAACCTCCGCGACCTCACGCTCCGCGTCGACAACGCGCAGTCCCTGGCCAACATGGGCGACTACGACTGGCACATCGCGACCGACACGAACCGGTGGTCGGACCAGCTGTTCCGGATCTACGGCCACGAGCCGCAGGCGTTCAGCCCGACCTACGACAAGTTCGTCTCGTTCCTCCACCCCGACGACCGCGACAAGATCACTGCCATCCACCAGCACAGCTACGCCACCGGTGAGCCCTACGAGATGATCGAGCGGATCGTGCGGCCCACCGGCGAGGTGCGCTACCTGTCGTCCAACGGCCAGGTGGTGACCGACCAGGAGGGCACCCCGGTCCGGATGCGCGGCACCTGCATCGACATCACCGACCGGGTGCTGGCCGAGGAGGAGCGCGAGCGGGTGGCCGCCCAGGTGCAGGAGCACCAGATGCGGCGCCAGCAGGCGCTCGAGATCAACGACAACGTCGTGCAGGGGCTGACCGCGGCGCTCTACGCGCTGGAGATGGACGAGACCGAGGCGTCGGCGTCATACCTCCGCCGCACGCTGAACTCCGCGCGCCACATGATCACGGACCTCGTCAGCCCGCTGACCGGCGACGAGCTGCACGCCGGCGACCTGGTGCGGACGACGGCGTCGAGCCTGCGGACCGACGGCACGCCACCGCAGGCCTGAGCCACTAGGCCCAGAGCTGGCCCTCGAGGCGGTCCTCGGCCTGGTCGATGGTGCCCTCGTAGGCGCCGGTGGAGAGGTACTTCCAGCCGCCGTCGCAGACGACGAACGCGATGTCGGCCGGCTCCCGCGCCTTGACCGCCTTGGCGGCCTGGCCGAGCGCCGCGTGCAGGATCGCGCCGGTCGAGATACCGGCGAAGATGCCCTCGAGCTCGAGCAGCTCACGCACGCGTCGTACGGCGTCGCGCGGGCCGACCGAGAAGCGCGAGTCGATCAGGTCGGCGTCGTACAGCTC includes these proteins:
- a CDS encoding PAS domain-containing protein, producing MDTPASDLLELARLCAQATKGPQLLAAAADTLTRIAGRSANELLGGTAEPPNPETEVALAMLDAALTRLDLEENLRDLTLRVDNAQSLANMGDYDWHIATDTNRWSDQLFRIYGHEPQAFSPTYDKFVSFLHPDDRDKITAIHQHSYATGEPYEMIERIVRPTGEVRYLSSNGQVVTDQEGTPVRMRGTCIDITDRVLAEEERERVAAQVQEHQMRRQQALEINDNVVQGLTAALYALEMDETEASASYLRRTLNSARHMITDLVSPLTGDELHAGDLVRTTASSLRTDGTPPQA